A genomic region of Phragmites australis chromosome 2, lpPhrAust1.1, whole genome shotgun sequence contains the following coding sequences:
- the LOC133909718 gene encoding uncharacterized protein LOC133909718 gives MRVLRDCQGCIRAAQSYPATAQHRALARVQQLWIEWEIQCLVLVSFSLQAFLLFTAGFRKRHRSRVLSGLLWLAYLSADSVAVFVLGRLTLHTGDPRHQLVIFWAPFLLLHLGGQETIAAFSMEDCALWKRHLLNLATQSTLAVYVVGKQWRGDKRLVFPMLLMFVCGVGKYAERTWDLRRAGSRAPGSSSIAGHVTGARREFEREVFWYYDRLNDIVAKKLQLHFELVMELATRGFQLSLDFLMEVIPAKSLRPETDWNEGLVARIKSSENRADLVYKLAEVHLSLIYDYLYTKFGGFLGVLHRPTTFVLTSIALSLFLVVLIDQKGTPTSSYYGNDITISYILLVGAVALEISSIFMWFMSSYWPYMTISYLQHRGRHKAFRTMLLIIVRRLGRERRVEWSGKLPQYNMISVCNRENQAGPLEKMMRCVGIERDYTTHVVVSPEVKKVLLDQLLEIATSTSSAAEELDFANFRGQWARNGVGWPWFFENEADPPCSSEGAADQPSSSGSAAQDALQISAIQDLDFVSSAILWHFVTDICLLASQAVHEATGGISRLRRSSEELSNYIMYLVVKCNVMLGSDGHYVVKVARRDVMLFLGMVVDRKEFIQKVSDGDPDVNLKEFPALDRAHRVSSELLKMHAHNRWKLIALVWVEMLCYVAHNCGAGFHAKHLSTGGEFVTHVKMLFFILGFPLRGHSKEQLFPSEEIEERKFLKSSHPWRRG, from the coding sequence GGCACTTGCGCGAGTCCAACAACTATGGATCGAGTGGGAGATCCAGTGCCTGGTGCTAGTGAGCTTCTCGCTGCaggccttcctcctcttcaccgCGGGCTTCCGTAAGCGCCACAGGTCGCGCGTGCTCAGCGGGCTGCTGTGGCTCGCCTACCTCTCGGCAGACTCCGTCGCTGTCTTCGTCCTCGGCCGGCTAACTCTCCACACCGGCGACCCGCGCCACCAGCTGGTGATCTTTTGGGCGCCATTTCTGCTGCTCCATCTTGGCGGGCAGGAGACCATCGCAGCTTTCTCCATGGAGGACTGCGCGCTGTGGAAGCGTCACCTGCTGAACCTCGCGACCCAGTCGACGCTGGCTGTCTACGTCGTCGGCAAGCAGTGGCGAGGGGACAAGCGGCTCGTGTTCCCCATGCTGCTCATGTTCGTCTGCGGGGTGGGCAAGTACGCCGAGAGGACGTGGGATCTCAGGAGGGCAGGCTCACGGGCACCTGGAAGCAGCTCCATCGCTGGCCATGTTACCGGCGCCAGGCGGGAATTCGAACGTGAAGTGTTTTGGTATTATGACCGCCTGAATGATATCGTTGCGAAGAAGCTTCAGCTACATTTCGAGCTAGTCATGGAGCTGGCCACCCGGGGCTTCCAGCTGAGCTTAGATTTTCTCATGGAGGTGATCCCTGCGAAATCCTTGCGCCCTGAAACCGATTGGAACGAAGGCCTTGTGGCAAGGATCAAATCTTCAGAGAATCGAGCTGATTTGGTATACAAGTTGGCTGAAGTTCATCTCTCCTTGATCTATGACTACTTGTACACCAAGTTTGGAGGCTTCTTGGGTGTGCTGCATCGGCCAACAACCTTTGTCCTAACCTCTATAGCTCTATCCTTGTTTCTCGTTGTTCTGATTGATCAAAAGGGGACACCAACCAGCAGCTACTATGGAAATGATATTACCATATCATACATATTGCTTGTCGGCGCCGTTGCACTGGAGATCTCCTCCATCTTCATGTGGTTCATGTCATCATACTGGCCATACATGACCATTTCATATCTACAGCATCGGGGTCGCCACAAAGCCTTCCGAACAATGTTGCTCATCATTGTTAGGCGCCTAGGTCGAGAGAGAAGAGTTGAATGGTCAGGGAAGCTGCCTCAGTACAACATGATCAGTGTATGCAACCGGGAGAATCAAGCTGGCCCTCTGGAGAAGATGATGCGCTGTGTCGGCATTGAGAGGGACTACACCACGCATGTTGTTGTCTCCCCCGAGGTGAAAAAGGTGCTGCTTGACCAACTGCTTGAGATAGCCACTTCTACTTCAAGTGCCGCAGAGGAGCTGGACTTTGCCAATTTCCGTGGCCAGTGGGCTCGTAATGGAGTTGGTTGGCCTTGGTTCTTCGAAAATGAAGCTGATCCGCCTTGTTCCTCTGAAGGTGCAGCTGATCAACCTTCTTCCTCTGGAAGTGCAGCTCAAGATGCACTTCAGATTAGCGCAATCCAAGATTTGGATTTTGTATCAAGTGCCATTCTATGGCATTTTGTTACGGACATATGCTTACTGGCTAGTCAGGCTGTCCATGAGGCAACCGGTGGCATCTCCAGGCTGAGAAGGTCTAGCGAAGAGTTGTCGAATTACATCATGTATCTTGTTGTCAAGTGCAATGTAATGCTTGGAAGCGATGGGCATTACGTGGTCAAAGTTGCACGACGCGATGTGATGCTGTTTCTTGGCATGGTTGTTGACAGGAAGGAGTTCATCCAGAAAGTCAGTGATGGCGACCCTGATGTCAACCTTAAGGAATTCCCTGCACTTGATCGAGCACACCGTGTCTCCTCAGAGCTGCTTAAGATGCATGCACACAACAGATGGAAACTCATCGCGTTGGTATGGGTGGAGATGCTTTGCTACGTTGCACATAATTGTGGGGCTGGATTCCATGCCAAGCATCTCAGCACCGGTGGGGAGTTCGTCACCCATGTCAAGATGCTCTTCTTTATCCTAGGATTTCCTTTGCGTGGGCATAGTAAGGAACAGCTATTTCCTTCAGAAGAGATAGAAGAGAGAAAGTTCCTCAAGAGTTCTCATCCATGGAGACGGGGATGA
- the LOC133910268 gene encoding serpin-Z1-like — protein sequence MLCWYDTFLISIVPTIPAEKRVPTDRDRSKKRARNQQSRSRYRASAIPMEDDQVAAAARDLAALSMLLLRHLGCHHQQEELQINMAFSPMSFHAILSLLAVGATDTVRDQINLFLGPAGDDAHAALASKVASYVLATHDVNEDEDDDAPPPEVRCATGIWVDSSLVLKPAFAAMAASRYKAEARAISFRGMLAQARAEINEWIEGKTGGHLKGHLPESSIGASTLVVLANALYFRGYWYDHFLPDMTRDGTFYVSPGHEVTVPFMEGCYLHDRMHIGCHPGFKVLRMAYASSTCEQRFSMYIYLPDDRDGLPGLVHELSSNPAAFLHMPDQRVPVGEFKIPKFDVSLKVEASRLLGELGLDLTFFRPAGDSFSEMVALVKEDDNEDMLPSMAVPSIVHQCSVHVNEKGTVAAAAIALEILGFGIDTPDEPVADFVADHPFLFFIKEDHHHGGVVVFAGQVVDPSPH from the exons ATGTTGTGTTGGTACGACACGTTTCTTATCTCGATCGTACCTACCATACCAGCTGAAAAGCGCGTGCCTACAGATCGAGATCGATCGAAGAAGCGCGCGCGTAACCAACAATCCCGCAGCAGGTACAGAGCATCTGCCATACCCATGGAGGACGACCAGGTAGCGGCTGCTGCGCGGGACCTCGCCGCATTGTCCATGCTGCTCCTCCGCCACCTCGGCTGCCACCACCAACAAGAGGAACTCCAGATCAACATGGCCTTCTCGCCCATGTCCTTCCACGCCATCCTCTCCCTCCTCGCGGTCGGAGCCACGGACACCGTGCGCGACCAGATAAACTTGTTCCTCGGCCCCGCCGGTGACGATGCGCATGCTGCCCTCGCCTCGAAGGTGGCCTCCTACGTCCTCGCGACCCACGACGTCAACGAGGACGAAGACGacgacgcgccgccgcccgaGGTCCGGTGCGCCACAGGTATCTGGGTGGACTCCTCGCTTGTCCTCAAGCCCGCCTTTGCGGCCATGGCCGCCTCCAGGTACAAGGCAGAGGCGCGAGCCATCTCCTTTAGAGGCATG CTTGCGCAAGCCAGAGCTGAGATCAATGAGTGGATCGAGGGCAAGACCGGCGGCCACTTgaaaggccacctccctgagaGCTCCATCGGCGCCTCCACGCTTGTCGTCCTCGCCAACGCCCTCTACTTCCGAGGCTACTGGTACGACCACTTCCTGCCGGACATGACACGGGATGGCACCTTCTACGTCTCGCCTGGCCACGAGGTCACCGTGCCCTTCATGGAGGGATGCTACCTCCATGACAGGATGCACATCGGTTGCCATCCCGGCTTCAAGGTCCTGCGGATGGCCTACGCCTCCAGCACGTGCGAGCAGCGATTCTCCATGTACATCTACCTCCCGGACGACCGCGACGGCCTGCCCGGTCTGGTGCACGAGCTAAGCTCCAACCCGGCCGCTTTCCTTCACATGCCCGATCAACGGGTCCCTGTCGGCGAGTTCAAGATCCCGAAATTCGACGTGTCCCTCAAGGTGGAGGCCTCCCGTCTCCTTGGAGAGCTCGGGCTGGACCTGACGTTTTTTCGTCCCGCCGGCGACTCCTTCTCCGAGATGGTGGCGCTGGTCAAAGAAGACGATAATGAGGACATGCTGCCATCTATGGCTGTACCCTCAATCGTCCACCAGTGCTCCGTCCATGTCAACGAGAAAGGCACCGTCGCGGCAGCAGCCATCGCGCTGGAGATTCTGGGGTTTGGCATAGACACTCCTGATGAGCCTGTTGCCGACTTCGTCGCCGACCACCCCTTCCTTTTCTTCATCAAGGAGGACCatcaccatggtggtgtagttGTATTCGCTGGCCAGGTCGTTGACCCTTCACCACACTAG